A genomic window from Coccinella septempunctata chromosome 9, icCocSept1.1, whole genome shotgun sequence includes:
- the LOC123320488 gene encoding WW domain-containing oxidoreductase isoform X1 encodes MNLPDTDSEDELPPGWEERVTVDGSVFYANHLQKATQWTHPRTGKKKRVCGDLPFGWERCVDKNTGKVIYVDHENKRTTYTDPRLAFAVEEKENVNDYRQRFDAHTSALQILHGKDLNGKIAIVTGANTGIGFETARSLLKHGCTVIFACRNLKSAEAAIEKIREEKPIPDEKCPVFYLDLANLKTVKDFHDQVRQLKIPKIDMLILNAGVFALPFSKTIDGYETTFQVNHLSHFYLTCLFDDLLSTGSRVVVLSSESHRFSTITLDNISELKLSPETASNFWSTMAYNNSKLCNVLFARQLAKKLQNRGVSVFSVHPGNMVYSDIARYWWFYRLLFYIARPFTKSLQQAAATTIFCAVAPELNGVTGCYFNNCYQCEESKSAQKDDLALALWEISTQMVEKVMGEQRGSIFKI; translated from the exons ATGAACCTACCAGATACAGATAGCGAAGACGAACTTCCACCAGGTTGGGAGGAAAGAGTGACAGTGGATGGAAGCGTATTTTATGCAAATCATTTGCAGAAAGCTACGCAGTGGACTCATCCTAGAACAGGTAAAAAGAAAAGGGTTTGTGGGGATTTACCATTTGGTTGGGAGAGATGTGTAGATAAAAATACAGGAAAAGTAATATATGTAGATCATGAGAATAAAAGAACCACTTACACAGATCCCAGACTAGCATTTGCAGTTGAAGAAAAAGAGAATGTAAATGATTATCGACAACGTTTTGATGCTCATACCAGTGCCCTACAA ATCCTTCATGGTAAAgatttgaatggaaaaatagCTATTGTAACAGGAGCGAATACAGGAATTGGTTTCGAAACAGCCAGATCCTTACTCAAACATGGTTGTACTGTGATATTTGCCTGTAGAAATTTGAAATCAGCTGAAGCAGCGATCGAAAAGATAAGAGAAGAGAAACCTATCCCAGATGAAAAATGTCCAGTATTTTATTTGGACCTTGCCAACCTAAAAACTGTGAAAGATTTCCACGACCAAGTGAGGCAACTGAAAATTCCCAAGATCGATATGCTCATTTTGAATGCAGGGGTTTTTGCCCTTCCTTTCTCCAAGACTATCGATGGATATGAGACAACATTCCAAGTGAACCATTTGTCACACTTCTATCTCACCTGTTTATTCGATGACCTACTCTCTACTGGTAGTAGAGTTGTAGTTTTATCTTCAGAATCCCACAG ATTTTCCACCATAACACTGGATAACATATCAGAGCTGAAACTGTCCCCAGAAACTGCATCAAACTTCTGGTCTACAATGGCATATAATAATTCGAAACTTTGCAATGTACTCTTCGCTAGACAGTTGGCCAAAAAGCTGCAAAATCGGGGAGTTTCCGTCTTTAGCGTGCATCCTGGTAATATGGTGTATTCAGATATAGCGAGATACTGGTGGTTCTACAGGCTGCTCTTCTACATAGCCCGCCCCTTCACCAAAAGCCTTCAACAGGCCGCCGCTACAACCATATTCTGCGCCGTTGCTCCAGAACTGAACGGAGTGACTGGTTGTTATTTCAACAATTGTTATCAGTGTGAAGAGAGTAAGTCTGCCCAGAAGGACGATTTGGCATTGGCCCTGTGGGAAATCAGCACACAGATGGTGGAGAAGGTGATGGGAGAACAGAGAGGTTCCATTTTTAAAATATGA
- the LOC123320488 gene encoding WW domain-containing oxidoreductase isoform X2 yields MNLPDTDSEDELPPGWEERVTVDGSVFYANHLQKATQWTHPRTDHENKRTTYTDPRLAFAVEEKENVNDYRQRFDAHTSALQILHGKDLNGKIAIVTGANTGIGFETARSLLKHGCTVIFACRNLKSAEAAIEKIREEKPIPDEKCPVFYLDLANLKTVKDFHDQVRQLKIPKIDMLILNAGVFALPFSKTIDGYETTFQVNHLSHFYLTCLFDDLLSTGSRVVVLSSESHRFSTITLDNISELKLSPETASNFWSTMAYNNSKLCNVLFARQLAKKLQNRGVSVFSVHPGNMVYSDIARYWWFYRLLFYIARPFTKSLQQAAATTIFCAVAPELNGVTGCYFNNCYQCEESKSAQKDDLALALWEISTQMVEKVMGEQRGSIFKI; encoded by the exons ATGAACCTACCAGATACAGATAGCGAAGACGAACTTCCACCAGGTTGGGAGGAAAGAGTGACAGTGGATGGAAGCGTATTTTATGCAAATCATTTGCAGAAAGCTACGCAGTGGACTCATCCTAGAACAG ATCATGAGAATAAAAGAACCACTTACACAGATCCCAGACTAGCATTTGCAGTTGAAGAAAAAGAGAATGTAAATGATTATCGACAACGTTTTGATGCTCATACCAGTGCCCTACAA ATCCTTCATGGTAAAgatttgaatggaaaaatagCTATTGTAACAGGAGCGAATACAGGAATTGGTTTCGAAACAGCCAGATCCTTACTCAAACATGGTTGTACTGTGATATTTGCCTGTAGAAATTTGAAATCAGCTGAAGCAGCGATCGAAAAGATAAGAGAAGAGAAACCTATCCCAGATGAAAAATGTCCAGTATTTTATTTGGACCTTGCCAACCTAAAAACTGTGAAAGATTTCCACGACCAAGTGAGGCAACTGAAAATTCCCAAGATCGATATGCTCATTTTGAATGCAGGGGTTTTTGCCCTTCCTTTCTCCAAGACTATCGATGGATATGAGACAACATTCCAAGTGAACCATTTGTCACACTTCTATCTCACCTGTTTATTCGATGACCTACTCTCTACTGGTAGTAGAGTTGTAGTTTTATCTTCAGAATCCCACAG ATTTTCCACCATAACACTGGATAACATATCAGAGCTGAAACTGTCCCCAGAAACTGCATCAAACTTCTGGTCTACAATGGCATATAATAATTCGAAACTTTGCAATGTACTCTTCGCTAGACAGTTGGCCAAAAAGCTGCAAAATCGGGGAGTTTCCGTCTTTAGCGTGCATCCTGGTAATATGGTGTATTCAGATATAGCGAGATACTGGTGGTTCTACAGGCTGCTCTTCTACATAGCCCGCCCCTTCACCAAAAGCCTTCAACAGGCCGCCGCTACAACCATATTCTGCGCCGTTGCTCCAGAACTGAACGGAGTGACTGGTTGTTATTTCAACAATTGTTATCAGTGTGAAGAGAGTAAGTCTGCCCAGAAGGACGATTTGGCATTGGCCCTGTGGGAAATCAGCACACAGATGGTGGAGAAGGTGATGGGAGAACAGAGAGGTTCCATTTTTAAAATATGA